Proteins encoded in a region of the Mariprofundus ferrinatatus genome:
- a CDS encoding DsbC family protein, producing MKKAIMVMITMIYSGLAMADGPGVDNSTADAIRQALSRSTVININTTPIEGVYELQIGNSIVYSDATGRYLIDGGSLLDIQEQKNLTQSRLEYINRVDWDSLPLDKAIVSGDKKAKQKIAVFTDPDCPYCRHLEKTLQELKGVKVYTFLYPIESLHPKAREKSEAIWCSRDRHKMLQKVMLENHTPDAATCKTPVEEIAALGQKLNINGTPAIIATDGRRMNGAPRSVKQLEEWLASH from the coding sequence ATGAAAAAAGCAATCATGGTGATGATCACAATGATCTACTCAGGCCTGGCCATGGCAGATGGACCGGGTGTCGATAACAGCACTGCAGATGCAATCCGTCAGGCTCTCTCCAGAAGCACTGTTATCAATATCAACACAACTCCGATCGAGGGTGTTTATGAGCTTCAGATTGGAAACAGTATTGTCTATTCCGATGCGACCGGGCGTTACCTGATCGACGGCGGTAGTCTCCTCGATATCCAGGAGCAGAAAAACCTGACCCAATCGCGACTGGAATATATCAACCGGGTAGATTGGGATTCACTGCCGCTGGATAAGGCGATTGTCTCAGGAGATAAAAAAGCCAAACAGAAAATAGCCGTGTTTACCGATCCGGACTGTCCCTATTGCAGGCATCTTGAGAAAACACTCCAGGAGTTGAAGGGGGTGAAGGTTTACACCTTCCTCTATCCGATCGAGAGCCTGCACCCCAAGGCCAGAGAGAAATCCGAGGCAATCTGGTGCAGCAGGGACCGGCACAAAATGCTGCAAAAGGTCATGCTGGAAAATCACACGCCTGACGCTGCAACCTGCAAGACACCGGTTGAGGAGATCGCAGCGCTGGGCCAGAAACTGAATATCAACGGTACGCCAGCCATTATTGCGACCGATGGCCGCCGCATGAACGGGGCGCCTAGAAGTGTCAAACAGC
- a CDS encoding SirB2 family protein has protein sequence MISVLFPVHTGCALISISLFVWRGVMMWIGRPLKVRFFRRTLPDSVDTVFLFSGIGMAFILGISPLDSHWLAAKIGGLLAYILLGAVALKYGRRRVVKRSCFVAALCVFAYVVAVARTTNAMPWQGWF, from the coding sequence ATGATCTCTGTTCTTTTCCCGGTGCATACCGGTTGTGCGCTGATCTCTATCTCGCTGTTTGTATGGCGCGGTGTGATGATGTGGATCGGCAGGCCGTTGAAGGTGCGATTCTTCAGGCGGACGCTGCCGGACAGCGTCGATACCGTGTTTCTTTTCAGCGGTATCGGCATGGCATTTATCCTCGGAATTTCACCGCTTGATTCCCACTGGCTGGCAGCCAAGATTGGCGGACTGCTGGCCTATATCCTGCTGGGAGCCGTAGCGCTGAAATACGGGCGCAGAAGGGTAGTGAAACGAAGCTGTTTTGTTGCTGCGCTCTGCGTATTTGCATATGTCGTTGCTGTGGCGCGGACAACAAACGCTATGCCCTGGCAGGGATGGTTCTGA
- a CDS encoding delta-class carbonic anhydrase has protein sequence MKHIALAMAAGFMLASPAFASDHGHDSHGKTEAHAPVGDDVIAAQRAALAKNTKGAGFGPQSPRDIDSAAGNNARVFSAAPAHTAMNLCNIHFHKNAEHKGGEFTTYAGNGDGHGYLSGFKYNGQLSEAELAPVSHEICPSAHGSLYPGDTIEVHYVHSTADITPGPTLGSCLSESIGNPQLRVETQVYVLVNDKKAADFGKLTAISGKGKGAQATGIPSNTGTPVQYTGSTTGPGYNEKGSPYQVSWSVRPQVAKVNIDSVGKWCKGNVFNEDHAHGVRNLVQNPDLLSAIK, from the coding sequence ATGAAACACATTGCACTTGCAATGGCTGCCGGCTTCATGCTGGCATCTCCGGCTTTCGCCAGTGATCATGGCCACGACAGCCATGGTAAAACAGAGGCTCACGCTCCGGTTGGCGACGATGTAATCGCTGCTCAGCGCGCGGCACTTGCCAAAAATACCAAAGGCGCAGGTTTCGGTCCACAGTCACCACGTGATATCGACTCAGCTGCAGGCAACAATGCCCGCGTTTTCAGCGCTGCACCTGCGCACACTGCGATGAACCTGTGCAACATCCATTTCCACAAGAATGCTGAGCACAAGGGTGGCGAGTTCACCACTTACGCTGGCAACGGCGATGGCCACGGTTACCTGAGCGGCTTCAAGTACAACGGCCAGCTGAGCGAAGCTGAACTGGCTCCTGTTAGTCATGAGATCTGCCCCAGCGCACACGGCAGCCTCTACCCGGGCGATACCATCGAGGTTCACTACGTGCACTCGACTGCAGATATCACCCCCGGGCCAACACTGGGTTCATGCCTGAGCGAATCTATCGGCAACCCGCAGCTGCGTGTTGAAACTCAGGTTTACGTACTGGTTAACGATAAAAAGGCTGCCGACTTCGGCAAGCTGACTGCCATTTCAGGCAAGGGTAAAGGCGCACAGGCTACCGGCATCCCAAGCAACACCGGTACTCCTGTTCAGTACACCGGCTCAACCACCGGCCCTGGCTACAACGAGAAGGGTTCACCTTACCAGGTTTCCTGGAGCGTTCGCCCTCAGGTAGCCAAGGTTAACATCGACTCCGTTGGCAAATGGTGCAAAGGCAACGTTTTCAATGAAGACCATGCACACGGTGTTCGCAACCTGGTACAGAACCCGGATCTGCTCTCTGCAATCAAGTAA
- a CDS encoding class II aldolase/adducin family protein — MDQRVELVKYYHWLRQYGYNDSHSGNISGRDGGMFWVTPTGACADTLQEHHLISCSLDGALPEGASGDANLHRDIYRQNPKAQAIIHSHCPHAVALTLNGEDFVPPDFEGQLYFPRVPVITVPYATYFQEAAAKVAATLRDHPICIVRGHGVYAWGETLNLAYKWSCSLELSAKTAFIARQAGTI, encoded by the coding sequence ATGGATCAACGTGTTGAGCTGGTAAAATATTATCACTGGCTTCGCCAGTATGGGTATAATGACTCCCACTCAGGGAATATCTCTGGCAGGGATGGCGGGATGTTCTGGGTGACGCCGACGGGCGCTTGCGCCGACACTTTGCAGGAACACCATTTAATCTCTTGTAGCCTTGATGGCGCACTGCCGGAGGGGGCGTCAGGCGATGCCAACCTGCACCGAGATATTTACCGTCAAAACCCGAAGGCGCAGGCGATTATCCACTCCCACTGCCCGCATGCTGTTGCGCTGACACTGAACGGCGAGGATTTCGTGCCGCCCGATTTCGAGGGGCAGCTCTATTTCCCCAGGGTGCCTGTGATTACCGTACCCTATGCGACCTATTTCCAGGAGGCGGCCGCGAAAGTCGCCGCAACACTCAGGGATCATCCAATCTGCATCGTGCGCGGCCACGGCGTCTATGCCTGGGGCGAAACGCTCAACCTGGCTTATAAATGGAGTTGCTCACTGGAACTCTCCGCCAAAACTGCATTTATAGCCCGTCAGGCAGGAACGATATGA
- a CDS encoding thioredoxin family protein, with protein sequence MALVASIHVDTGWQMPDLNLKNVDGGEVNLNSLIGEKGLLVAFTCNHCPYAIAVWPRLIRHAATLKKMGINTVAVNPNIHPDYPADGVPAMQEKITEWGIDFPYLADDTQQVAKAFEAQCTPDLYLFRADGRLFYHGRIDDYWKDEEKVTREELIPAAELLAADENPPQPQHPTIGCSIKWKES encoded by the coding sequence ATGGCACTGGTTGCTTCAATACATGTAGATACCGGCTGGCAGATGCCGGACCTGAATCTGAAAAATGTGGATGGCGGGGAAGTGAATCTCAATTCATTGATCGGGGAGAAGGGGCTATTGGTCGCTTTTACCTGTAACCACTGCCCCTACGCAATTGCTGTATGGCCACGATTGATCCGGCATGCCGCCACTCTGAAAAAGATGGGCATCAATACCGTGGCTGTGAACCCCAACATTCATCCGGATTATCCCGCTGACGGAGTGCCGGCGATGCAGGAGAAGATAACGGAGTGGGGCATCGATTTCCCCTATCTGGCTGATGATACACAGCAGGTTGCAAAGGCATTTGAGGCGCAGTGTACGCCCGATCTCTACCTGTTCAGGGCTGATGGCAGGCTCTTTTACCATGGCCGTATTGATGATTACTGGAAGGACGAAGAGAAGGTGACCCGAGAGGAGCTGATTCCGGCGGCAGAGTTGCTCGCTGCTGACGAGAACCCTCCACAGCCGCAGCATCCGACTATCGGCTGTTCCATTAAATGGAAAGAGAGTTAA